The Bacteroidota bacterium genomic interval CAGTCTCTTTAGATCCGCTCTTTACATCAAATACTGATCTACACATAGGCACATTAGGATTAGATAGTGCTGCAACACCACTTGCATCGGTTACTGACGATATCGATAATGAACCGCGCGACCCCTCAAAGCCGGATATAGGCGCTGATGAGTTTCGTATTATTGTAATCCCGATTTCTTTAGGAGTAGAATATAAAGACACATTAAAAGCATTTGGAGTTAGGTACTATAGACTAAATACCATTGCGGGGAAAACTTTATCGGTGAAAACTCAAGCAACAACCTTGTTGAAGCCACCGGATGCTTTCACATCTACATCTAGAAATTTAGACCGCAACACTTACCAATTCCGCTCGGAGAAAATTGGTTTTTCAACGAACGAAATCATAATACCCAACACAATCGACGGGGCTTACTACTTCTACGTTTATAATCCAGAAAACAGTATTAATCCGTATAAATTCCGAGCCGACTCGTTGAGTTTTTCTATTCAACGAATACGAGAAAATACTGCTGGCAATAACGGTGAGATAACGATTGAGATAATAGGCGCAAGGTTCGAGGCAAATTCGACAGCAATACTCAGACGGGCAGGTTCTACTGATGTCGTTGCTCAACAAACGAATTTTATTAACGAATCACGCTTGACTGCTGTTTTTGTTCTGAACAATGTAGCTATCGGTCAGTGGGATGTTGTTGTTCGCAGACCGAATGCCACTCAAGCGGTACTAACCAATGGCTTAACTATTCAACCCACAGCGCCTCTCGATATACAGATATCTATGTCGGGTCCTGCTGCGATACGCCAACGGCAACCAGGTTACTTCTCATTGAATGTTCACAATCCGATGAATATTAATATCGAAAGAGCACTTGTTTATTTGAAAGTAGCCGGCGACGTAAGTTTGGTTGTAAAGCCTGAAGCGCTCCCTATGGATGTGCCGCCTTTACCGAATGTAAATGTATATTTAGATTCAGCTACAAATACGCGCTCGATTTCATTATCGCTATTTAATATCGGAGCTGGACGTACAAAATCTATCCCCATGACGATAACTTTTAATAGAGGTGGTAGATTCCATTTTTATGCGGATGCTTTTATTACAACGCGTTCTAGCCTAGACTCTGTATATTATATTTCAATAAAAACCGCACTGGATAGTGGATGGTTGGATACATCGAAAGTTTTAGCCAATACTTTTTTGAATTTTCCTAATGGTATAACACAAGGTTGTCCGTATGATGACGCAGGAGCTTGTGATGCTTGGAATCTAAGAAATCAACAGCAAGATATGGCACAAGATGCACAGGGTGTGGTGCAGGATGCTGCTACAATGCTATACTTCCCATTCAAAAAACCCGGTCCTGGGAAGTTATTTAGCTTCGGTAATTTTTTTAGAAAATTAATAAACTTTCATAATAAGCATTCACAAAATAATCAAAATGTTAGTTCGCCTGAAGGTGTCGGCTCGTTCGATCCGAATGATATTGTAGGACCTGCTGCTAATGGCAACTTAAATTGGATTCAACATAAGTCGCTCTCTTACTTAATTCAATTTGAAAATGATCCGGATTCAGCAACTGCACCTGCTCAAGCGGTTAGGGTAATTCACAAACTTGATCCTAATACAGACTTCGGCAGCTTCACTCTTGGAAGTTTCGGTTTTGGTTCTTTTACATTCAATATCCCACCGGGCAGAGATTTCTACTCGGCTCGTTTAGATGTAAGAGATTCCTTAAGCCTTTATGTAGATTTTACGGCAGGAATATATGGCGATTCAATCGTGTGGGAATTCCAATCGATAGACCCACTGACGAATCTTCCGCCGACAGATCCATTCTCAGGCTTCCTGCTGCTGAACGACTCGCTCCACAGAGGCGAAGGGTTTGTAACTTATTCAGTCCTTCCAAAAGCTGATATCACAACTGGAAGCAGGATATACTCTCAAGCACGAATCTATTTTGACGATAACCCGCCTATCTTAACTCGAAATATTTTCAGAACAATCGATGTCGGTAAGCCAACGAGCTCCGTCAAATCATTAAATTCTACCTCGCCGAATTCATTTAATGTAAATTGGAGCGGCGCTGATGATGCAGCTGTTTATCAATACACGATCTATGTTTCTGAAAACTCTGCAACATTCAAAGCATGGTTGACGAACACATCTGATACATCTGCTATCTTCACAGGCGAACACGGGAAAAACTACGGATTTTTCAGCATCGCGATGGATACAGCAGGAAATGTAGAGCAGGCAAAATTATCTGCTGAAACGAATACTAATGTAGTATCAGTTTCTGATGGTTCTGATGTTCCGTATCAGTTCAATCTCTCACAAAATTATCCGAATCCATTTAATCCGGCTACAACTATCAAATACACTATACCCGAAGCTTCACATGTAACACTTACTATTTATGATATAGTCGGCAGAGAAGTTATAAGGCTAGTTGATGAGGTTCAAACTGCCGGACACAAACAAG includes:
- a CDS encoding T9SS type A sorting domain-containing protein; translated protein: GYAYYIGIPAAIGTSNYNNLYSVGNYIAYWNSDRTTLSALQTASGKDANSISVYPHFTSNTDLHTLSPWLNSKGTTVSSVSDDIDGTVRSSPPDIGADEFTPDPSTTTPLSGSYTVGSGGNYASLSALRADLILKGISAPVTFNILNGIYIEQVELIPVPGASSTNTITFQSQSGNPANTTLFYAASGASDNYVFRFNGADYLRIQNLTLSSNNVVNATYAQVIDIVGGVEDLRIQNNVLLGTQTSSGSGNQFIIGADYSLYTSRIISGNTFYNGSYGVWLSSISNAVQASGTQITNNTFSGTGYNPIFLRYQIGAQVNGNTISSTTAQRGMEIQSSTGAMQILKNQMSINSGFGIYLYYSDGGTGLPTPRGLIANNFISVGGASTAYGIQLYYSTNQDVYYNSVNISSTNTTAGRALSVDGGSSINVVNNIFANPGGGYAYYIGIPAAIGTSNYNDIHTTGSTLAFWSGDRANLSALKTASGKDANSVSLDPLFTSNTDLHIGTLGLDSAATPLASVTDDIDNEPRDPSKPDIGADEFRIIVIPISLGVEYKDTLKAFGVRYYRLNTIAGKTLSVKTQATTLLKPPDAFTSTSRNLDRNTYQFRSEKIGFSTNEIIIPNTIDGAYYFYVYNPENSINPYKFRADSLSFSIQRIRENTAGNNGEITIEIIGARFEANSTAILRRAGSTDVVAQQTNFINESRLTAVFVLNNVAIGQWDVVVRRPNATQAVLTNGLTIQPTAPLDIQISMSGPAAIRQRQPGYFSLNVHNPMNINIERALVYLKVAGDVSLVVKPEALPMDVPPLPNVNVYLDSATNTRSISLSLFNIGAGRTKSIPMTITFNRGGRFHFYADAFITTRSSLDSVYYISIKTALDSGWLDTSKVLANTFLNFPNGITQGCPYDDAGACDAWNLRNQQQDMAQDAQGVVQDAATMLYFPFKKPGPGKLFSFGNFFRKLINFHNKHSQNNQNVSSPEGVGSFDPNDIVGPAANGNLNWIQHKSLSYLIQFENDPDSATAPAQAVRVIHKLDPNTDFGSFTLGSFGFGSFTFNIPPGRDFYSARLDVRDSLSLYVDFTAGIYGDSIVWEFQSIDPLTNLPPTDPFSGFLLLNDSLHRGEGFVTYSVLPKADITTGSRIYSQARIYFDDNPPILTRNIFRTIDVGKPTSSVKSLNSTSPNSFNVNWSGADDAAVYQYTIYVSENSATFKAWLTNTSDTSAIFTGEHGKNYGFFSIAMDTAGNVEQAKLSAETNTNVVSVSDGSDVPYQFNLSQNYPNPFNPATTIKYTIPEASHVTLTIYDIVGREVIRLVDEVQTAGHKQVVWNAATYPSGVYFYRIIAVGENKSGNKYTQTKKLLLLK